CACTCGCTGCGTGTGAGGGCCCGGTGATCCATTCGGTACCCTATGTAAATCAACCAGAACAGATTGTTCCTGGAATAGCTAACTACTATGCGACCACCATCGCAAACGGTTATGACTTTGCAAGCGTTCTTGTAAAGACGAGAGAAGGTCGCCCGATAAAGATAGAAAGCAATCGCGATGCAAAATATCGTGGAAATGCAAATGCTAGGGTGCACGCCTCTGTACTTTCATTATATGACACGCAAAGACTTCAAGCGCCTTTAGTAAAAGGAGCTGAATCTAGCTGGGATAAACTTGATGGTGAGGTAGCTCAAAAGCTTAATCAGCTGGGAGGTAAAGAGCTTGTTGTTCTTACTGCTACTCATGCCAGCCCTTCCATGTCTAAAATCATAGAAAAGCTCAAAGCTAAGTACGGCAACGTGCGCGAAGTGGTTTATGACGCAGTAGGTGAAGACGCCGCTCTGGATGCTTTTGAAGGAAAATATGGGACTCGCGGTCTTGCTGACTATGATTTTACTGATGCAGAGTGCATCGTATCTATAGGCGCAGATTTTGTAGGTGATTGGCAAGGTGGTGGCTTTGATAAAGGTTACAGTGCGTCTCGCATCCCAAAAGATGGAAAAATGTCTCAGCATATACAGTTTGAGGCAAACATGAGTCTTTCTGGTGCTAATGCAGACAGAAGATACCCAGTAAAACCATCTGAACAGAAAGCGATAATTGCAGCGCTTTATTCTAAAATTGCAGGCGGGAGTTCTCCTTCCTTGCCGGCTAAAATTGAAAAAGCTGTTGAGCAAGCTGCTATTGCTTTGAAGAGAGGTGGTAGCAAATCTGTGGTGTTATGTGGTCTTTCTGATCGTGCTGCACAACAGTTGACACTATCCATTAATGAAGCGCTTTCAAGTACTATTATTGATACTGAGGAGCCTATCATGACGAGACAAGGTAGTCGTATGGCTGTTAAGAACCTCCTGCGAGAGATGAATTCAGGTAGCGTAGGTGCTGTTTTTGTACTGGGTGTAGATCCTGTCTATGCTTATGAAGATAGTGACGCTTTCGCGAAAGCGTTCTCAAAAGTGCCTCTCAAAGTATCATTTGCAACTCGCAAAGATGCAACAGCTGAACTTTGTGACTATGTAGCAACCACACCTCATTATTTAGAGTCTTGGGGTGATACCATGATCAAAAAAGGTCATGTTTACCTAACACAGCCTACTATTAAGCCACTCTTTGACACGCGTCAAGCACAAGAAACGCTGTTAAAGTGGAGTGGTGATAATACATCATACAGAGACTTCTTGAAAAGCTCTGCTCAGGCAGATGGTTCTAACTGGAACAAATCTTTACAAGACGGTTTTTATAAATCAAATGCTGACTTCATTGCTAACGACCTCGCTCCTCAAATGAGTGACGGCATGGCTTTAAGCGAGCTATCTAACGCTAAAGGAAGCAATGATTTTGAACTAGTTCTTTATACCAAAACTGCGGTAGGTGACGGTAAGCAAATCAATAACCCATGGTTGCAGGAATTGCCAGACCCTATCACGCGTACGACATGGGATAATTACATGACCATTTCTATAGCTGATGCAGAAGAACTAGGAATTGAGAATTATAACGTAGCTAACGGTGCTCTAGACGGTAATTACGCTGTTGTGAGTATGAATGGCGTAGAGCTTACGTTACCCGCCTTGATCCAGCCTGGTCAAGCAAAAGGTACCATAGGTATTGCTCTAGGTTATGGACAAAAGAATGGTGTTCAAGAGGAAATGCAAACTGGTGTTAATGCTTACCCACTCTATAAGGATGGTGTCAATATACAGAGCGTAAAAGTTTCTGCAACTGCTGATGTTCATGAGTTTGCTTGTACACAGCTGCAGAATACCATGATGGGTCGTGACGTGATACGGGAGACTGATCTTGCAACATATCGCTCTGGAGATAAGGATGAGTTCAATCCGATGCCTGAGGTGTCATTGAACCACATCCCAACTAATGTGACAAGTCCTGATGTAGATCTATGGGAAGGTTTTGACCGTTCTGTAGGACATCACTTCAACATGTCAATTGATTTAAATGCGTGTACCGGTTGTGGTGCCTGTGTAATCGCTTGTCATGCGGAAAATAACGTGCCTGTTGTTGGTAAATCTGAAGTGCGTAAGTCCCGTGACATGCACTGGTTGCGTATCGATAGGTATTATTCATCTACAGATAGTTTTGAAGATGATGAGGCTAAAAAAGATGGTTTCTCTGGATTGTTTGGAGACAATGGATCTCTAGGAGGATTTGGTGAACTTGAAATTCCAGCTGAAAATCCACAGGTAGCTTTTCAGCCTATTATGTGTCAACACTGTAATCACGCTCCGTGTGAAACAGTTTGTCCGGTAGCGGCAAGTGCACATGGTCGTCAGGGTCAAAACCACATGACTTATAACAGATGTGTAGGTACAAGATATTGTGCAAACAACTGTCCATATAAAGTACGCCGATTCAACTGGTTCCTTTACAATGGAAACGATGAGTTTGACTATCACATGAACAACGACCTAGGTCGTATGGTAGTAAATCCTGATGTGACTGTACGTTCTAGAGGGGTTATGGAGAAATGTTCTATGTGTATGCAAATGACACAGATGACCATTCTTGAAGCCAAGAAAGAAGGTAGAATGATTAAGGATGGCGAGTTTGCTACAGCGTGTTCAAACGCTTGTATGGAAGGAGCCATCAAGTTTGGTGATATTAATGATAAAGAATCTGAAATTTACAAATTAAAGCAGTCTGACAGAGCTTACCACTTGCTGGAAGAAGTTGGAACAGAGCCTAATGTATTGTATCAGGTTAAAGTAAGAAACGTATAATTAACTAGGAAATTAATCAAGATATTATGGCTCATTATGAAGCGTCCATAAGAAGACCTCTGGTTACTGGTGACAAGACCTATGGTGATGTTACTAGAGATATCGTAGCTCCAGTTGAAGGAGAGGCAAATAAGCAGTGGTGGCTGGTTTTTTCAATCGCACTGATCGCTTTTCTTTATGGACTAGGCTGTATCATCTACACCGTTTCTACGGGAATAGGTGTTTGGGGATTGAATAAAACCATCGGTTGGGCATGGGACATTACCAACTTTGTATGGTGGGTAGGAATTGGTCACGCTGGAACACTGATTTCTGCGGTATTGCTACTTTTTCGTCAAAAATGGAGAATGGCGATCAACCGTTCTGCAGAGGCGATGACGATTTTCTCGGTTATACAAGCAGGTTTGTTCCCAATTATTCACATGGGTCGTCCATGGTTGGCATACTGGGTATTACCTATCCCTAACCAATTTGGTTCTTTGTGGGTAAACTTCAACTCACCTCTTCTTTGGGACGTATTTGCAATTTCAACTTATCTTTCTGTATCCCTGGTTTTTTGGTGGACAGGATTGCTTCCTGACTTTGCAATGATTCGCGACCGTGCGATCACGCCTTTCAATAAGAAGATCTACGGAATCTTATCATTTGGATGGAGTGGTAGAGCAAAGGATTGGCAACGTTTTGAAGAAGTTTCACTTGTTCTTGCAGGTCTCGCAACGCCACTTGTACTTTCTGTACACACGATTGTATCCTTTGACTTTGCAACTTCTGTGATTCCTGGATGGCACACTACGATTTTCCCACCTTACTTCGTTGCAGGTGCGGTATTCTCTGGATTTGCTATGGTAAACACGCTTTTGATTGTAATGCGTAAAGTGGTCAACCTTGAGAATTACATCACGATTCAACATATCGAATTGATGAACTTGGTCATTATGATTACGGGTTCTATAGTAGGTGTAGCATACATAACCGAGCTTTTTGTAGCATGGTATTCGGGAGTTGAATATGAGCAGTACGCATTCTTGAACAGAGCAACGGGACCTTACTGGTGGGCTTACTGGTCTATGATGACTTGTAACGTGTTCTCTCCGCAGTTCATGTGGTTCAAGAAATTAAGAACCAGTATCATGTTCAGTTTTGTGATCTCAATTGTGGTGAACATAGGGATGTGGTTTGAGCGTTTCGTGATTATCGTTACTTCTTTGCACAGAGACTACATTCCGTCTTCATGGACAATGTTTTCACCTACATTTGTTGATATAGGTATTTTCATTGGGACAATAGGATTCTTCTTTGTACTCTTCTTACTGTACTCTAGGACGTTCCCAGTAATTGCACAGGCAGAGGTGAAATCGATTTTGAAGTCTAGTGGAAGTAAATACAAGACTTTACGAGAAAATAAAATGACGTCTAACACTGCTAATTCATCAGGTGACCCGATTGCTCACCCTAGCAAATAGACCAGAGATATTATGGCAACACACAAAATACACGCCCTTTATGCTGATGATGATGTCTTACTCAGAGCGGTAAAACTGATCAAGGAGCAGAAGTATCATATTGAAGAAGTTTTTTGCCCATTTCCAGTACACGGACTTGAAAAAGCTATGGGTATTGCAGACACGAGACTTGCTATTAATGCATTCCTCTATGGTCTGGTTGGATTATCTGTAGCTACGGTAATGATGAATTACATCATGATTGAAGACTGGCCGCAAAATATAGGTGGAAAGCCTAGTTTTTCTTACCTACAAAATATGCCGGCTTTTGTACCGATCATGTTTGAGCTTACAGTTTTTTTTGCTGCTCACTTAATGGTCATTACTTTTTATTTGAGAAGCCGCTTGTGGCCCTTCAAAAAAGCTGAGAATCCAGATGTGCGCACCACAGATGATCACTTCCTAATGGAGATTGATGCATACGGTGAGGATATAGATTCAATCACAAAATTCATTTACGATACAGGCGCGACAGAGATAAGCCTTATCGATAATAAAGACGATCATTAATGAAGAAGTCGTATTTAAATTTATTATATGTCTTTATTGCAGCAGCACTCGTGGCTTGCGGCGATGGTCAAGATAAAGAGGTAGATGCTAGTTCAGATCGTTCTGTACAGTATTTCCCAAATATGTATCAAGACGTAGGCTACAGTACCTATGGTGAAGGAGAGATCTTTCCAAACAATGTCGAGGCACAGAAGCCAGTTGAGGGTACTGTGTCGAGAGGCTGGATGCCTTATGAGTACGAGGATACTAATGAGGGTTACGCTTCCGCGAAAGCGAACTTAAATAACCCACTTCCCTACACGGAAGAAAATGTTACCGAAGGGCAGGTGCTTTATAATATCTACTGTGCTATATGCCATGGAGAAAAAGGAAAGGGTCAGGGACACCTAGTAAAAACCGAAAAGATTTTGGGTGTTCCTAGTTATGACGCTCGTGAGATTACGCAAGGTTCTATCTATCACGTAATGTACTATGGAATCAACTATATGGGATCCTATGCATCCCAGACTTCTATTGAAGAGCGCTGGCAGATAGCTCACTATGTAGACAAACTCACCAAAGAGCTTAAAGGTGAGCCATCTAGAGAATTTGAGGAAGGAAATAATGATGGACTTTTTGCAGCTTACGATCAGGATATGAACCCTGAGAACACTAAGGAAGAAGATAAAGATTCTGAAGTCGAGCAACCGACTTTGCAGCCAGGAGAGATTGAGGAAATGCAGGAAGAAACAAATACAAATACTAGCGGCGACCAGTAGGTCATAGAAGTTTATATATATGTACACTCTTACAAGCAAATTGAAGATTTTCGCGATAGTACTTATGGTATTAGGTGCGATTCTTACGGTAGCTGGCTTTTTAACGGTGCCCAGCGATGAAGACATTGAGCATATGGTCGCTAATCATGGTATAGAACATCATGAAGGTGAACATTATAATAAAGTAGGCGAAGATCATGAAACCATGGTTCATGGAAGTGAATCGCACCCCATGAACAGTGTCCATGGAGATAATCATCACGGTGATGAGGCTCACCACGGTAGCGATACTGATGTGGAGCACGTAACCCATCAGGTTCATAATAGACCATGGTCGGCGGTATATGTAGCTGCATTCTTCTTTTTCATGATTGGCCTTGGTGCTCTTGTTTTTCTGGCTCTACAGAAAGCTGCGCAAGCTGGTTGGTCTGTTGTCCTTTTCAGGGTAATGGAAGGAATTAGTGCTTATATATTGCCTGGTGGAATCATCATGTTTATCTTGCTGCTTCTCGCTTCATTCCATATTACCCATATCTTCCATTGGATGGATCCTGAGGTGATTGACCCTTCTAACCCTCATTATGATGAGCTTATTGCTGGTAAAACTGGTTTCTTAAATGTTCCCTTCTTTTTAGCTCGAGCAGCAGCCTTCCTAATAGGTTGGAATCTTTACCGATGGAATATCAGAAAGTTCAGCTTGAAACAAGATGAGGAGCCTAAGGACAATGTATGGTACAAAAAGGGCTTCAAGCATTCTGCTATGTTCTTGGTATTTTTCTTGGTGACTGAATCAATCATGGCTTGGGACTGGATTATGAGTTTTGATCCCCACTGGTTCTCAACACTTTTTGCATGGTATATTCTTGCGGGCATGATGGTAACCGCCATTACTACGATAGCTATCGTAACCATCTTCTTGAAGAATTGTGGATACCTAGAGTACGTTAACGACAGTCATATTCATGACTTGGCTAAGTTCATGTTTGGTTTTAGTGTTTTCTGGACTTACCTATGGTTCTCACAGTTTATGTTGATCTGGTATTCAAACGTCCCTGAAGAGGTGACTTATTTTGTAACTCGTATAGAAGATTACAACTTAGTATTCTTTGGTATGGTAGCGATTAATTTCTTACTTCCTGTATTGATATTGATGAATTCTGATTTCAAACGTAGAAATTGGTTTGTAGTTACTGCTGGGCTATTTATAATAATCGGCCACTATTTAGACATATATGTCGCGGTAATGCCAGCGACAGTTGGTAAATCTTGGTTTATAGGATTACCAGAAATAGGAGCATTCTTGTTGTTCGGTGGGTTATTTATTTTAACAGTGTTCTACACGTTAACTAAAGCACCTTTATCCGTCAAAGAAGATCCATATTTAGGTGAGAGTAAACACTTCCACTATTAAAATTTTATAAGAGAAATACACTGTAATGACAGCATTTTTAATAATTCTTATTGCAGCCTTACTCGTAATATCGATTTGGCAGATTTCTAAGATTGTAAGTTTAGGTAAAGCACCGGAGCCAGATACTGAAATGGCTGAAGTTGCAAATGATCAAGACAACAAACGCAACGGTCAGGGAATGCTCATCTTTGTGATTGCCATGTATATCATGATGATTGCATGTTTCATAGCATATCAAGACTTCTTCTTACCAGATGCTGGTTCTGCTCATGGAGCTGAATATGACAACTTACTTCTACTTACAACAGTCATCATTATGATTGTTCAGGTGTTGACACAAGGTTTACTTCATTACTTTTCTTACAAGTATCACGGTAAAAAGGGACAAAGAGCACTTTTCTATGCAGATAATGATCGTTTGGAGTTTATCTGGACAGCAATTCCAGTTGTAGTGCTCGCAGGTTTGATCCTTTGGGGATTATTCTCTTGGAATGATATCATGGATGCCTCAACAGATGACGATCCACTAATTGTAGAAGTATATGCTTATCAGTTTGGTTGGAAAGTCCGTTACAGTGGAGCAGATAATATTCTTGGAGACGCAAATGTGCGATTTATAGAAGGTTCCAATCAGTTAGGTATTGATCCTACTGACGCTGATGGTATGGATGACAAAGTTTCTAATGTAGCCATTCATTTGCCTGTAGACCGTCCGGTACTTTTTAAATTTAGAAGTCAAGATGTGCTTCACAGTGCTTATATGCCACATTTTAGGGCTCAAATGAATGTAGTTCCAGGAATGGTTACACAGTTTAAGTTCACTCCTACAGTTACTTCTGAAGACTTCCGTTCCACAGAATTTATGACTGAAAAGGTTCGTAAGATTAATGAAATTCGTCGACAAAGAAGTGAGGAATTAGTAGCCAACGGTGACGTTGCTTTAGACCCTTACGAGTTCGAGTATTACTTGTTATGTAATAAAATATGTGGATCCAGCCACTATAACATGCAAATACCGATCATCGTTGAAAGCCAAGAGGACTACCAAGAATGGTTAGACTCACAACAAACATTTGAAGAAACTTTAGCGAGCACAGAAAATTAAGATTATGGGACAAGCTATTGCGGTTGCAGATCACAGTCACGATGAACACCACCACCATCACAAAGAAACTTTTGTAACTAAGTATATTTTCTCTACAGACCATAAGATGATTGCTAAGCAATATCTTATTACAGGTTTGATCATGGGAGCTATAGGTATTCTCATGTCTATCTTGATGAGAATGCAGCTAGCTAATCCAGGAGAACCTAGCGTTGTATTCAGTGCATTACTTGGTAAATGGGCTCCTGAGGGAGTTATGGATCCTAGTATCTACTTGGCTCTAGTAACAATCCACGGTACCATCATGGTATTCTTCGTATTGACGGCTGGACTGAGTGGAACATTCTCTAACTTCTTGATCCCCCTTCAGATCGGTGCTCGAGATATGGCGTCAGGGTTCCTAAATATGGTTTCTTACTGGTTGTTTTTTCTCTCATCTGTTATTATGCTATCATCTCTTTTTGTAGAGATGGGACCAGCGGCTGCGGGTTGGACGATCTATCCACCCTTGAGTGCACTTCCTGAAGCAATGCCTAACTCAGGTATGGGTATGACATTATGGTTGGTTTCCATGGCAATTTTCATCGCATCTTCGTTACTTGGTTCTTTGAATTATGTAGTTACAGTAATTAACATGAGAACTAAAGGAATGTCGATGACTCGTTTACCATTGACAATCTGGGCATTTTTCGTTACTGCCATCATTGGTATTGTCTCTTTCCCAGTTCTTCTATCTGCAGCTTTGATGTTGATCATGGATAGAAGTTTTGGAACTTCATTCTTCCTTTCAGATATTTATATTAAAGGAGAAGTATTAGCTAATCAAGGTGGGTCTCCAGTTTTATTTGAACACTTATTCTGGTTCTTGGGGCATCCTGAGGTTTATATTGTATTACTTCCAGCATTAGGTATTACCTCAGAGATTATTGCTACAAACTCTCGTAAGCCGATTTTTGGTTACCGTGCGATGGTCGCATCGATATTAGCAATCGCATTCCTATCGACAATCGTGTGGGGCCACCACATGTTCGTATCAGGTATGAATCCCTTCTTAGGATCTGTATTTACCTTCACTACATTGTTGATTGCAATTCCTTCAGCAGTTAAAGCATTTAACTATATCACTACACTTTGGAAAGGTAATTTGCAAATGAACCCGGCGATGCTGTTCTCCATAGGTTTGGTATCAACATTTATTTCTGGGGGTCTTACAGGAATCATTTTAGGAGATAGTACACTCGACATTAATGTCCACGACACGTACTTTGTAGTTGCTCACTTCCACTTGGTAATGGGTATATCTGCACTCTATGGTCTCTTTGCTGGTGTGTATCACTGGTTCCCTAAGATGTTCAATAGAATGATGAACAAGAATCTTGGGTATGTCCATTTCTGGCTTACAGCAATAGGTGCTTACGGAGTTTTCTTCCCGATGCACTTTATAGGTATGGCTGGTTTGCCACGTAGATATTATGAGAATACAAACTTCCCTTACTTTGACGATTTACTAGACACGAATAAGTTAATTACGTATTTTGCAATCGCTACTGCGTTTGCTCAGTTGTTCTTTGTATACAACTTTGTAAAATCGATTTTCTACGGTAAAAAAGCTCCGGCTAATCCATGGAAGTCTAACACACTTGAGTGGACTACAGGAGATAAACACATCCACGGTAACTGGGAGGGTCCTATTCCTCATGTGTACCGTTGGGCTTACGATTACAGTAAGTTGAATGACAACGATGAATACGTGATTCCAGGGCAGGATTATGCTCCTCAGCACATTCCACTCCAAGAGGGAGAAGAGGAATTGAATCACTAATAAATAAGTTTGATAGATATTAGAAAGGCTCGCAATTAAGCGAGCCTTTTTGATTTTGGTAAGTACGCTTTCGCGAAAGCGTAACAAAAAAAAATTACTTCGTACCTCTGGGAGGATATTCCTTTTTTATGATAAAATCGATCGCGTTGAGAATATCCTTTGTAGAAGGTCTTGCAAAGGGCATGCTTTGTACGGATGAGAAATATAATTTGTTGTTTTTATCAATCAAAAACACCCCAGGTTCCGAAAATGTTGCCGGTTCTTTATCGCTAATACTTTCAGAAATGAAGAGTCCAAATTCTCTAGCCTTCTCTTCGCTAAGATCATAAGCTATAGGTAAAGAGGTTACATCCCATTCATTTCCAGCTTTTTTTGCGCGCTCCTCGCTATCCATACTTATAGCGCAAAGATTCACACCTCTTTCAACGAAGTCTTCCAGATGATCTTGGACTTCGCTTAGTTGTTTTTTACATACTGGGCAATGCAGGCCGCGGTAGAAAAATAGAAGTGAAAAATTCTCGGGATTTTGTTCTTCCAGTTTATATCGCGCATCATTGATGAGCGGTAGATCTAAACTGGGCATAGAAGTTTTAGGTTTCATGTTTTTCTTTTTAATCTAAACAATGATCTTATTGTATGCCATTAATTCCCTCTTAAATAACACTACTCTAACTGAAACAGATTGATTTCATGTAATCGTAGCGATGTACTGTGACTTATATTTGACTCATGATTGAACATCTAGACCCTTCAGGCGACCACTTCTCTAACGAGGAGCATGACATAGAGCGCGCGTTGCGTCCCCTTAGTTTTGGTGATTTTGCTGGACAAGATCAAATTCTTGAAAATCTTGAGGTGTTCGTCGAGGCAGCAAACCAGCGTGGTGATGCACTAGATCATACTCTTTTTCATGGTCCTCCGGGATTGGGTAAGACAACTCTTGCCCATATTCTAGCCAATGAGCTGGGAGTAGGAATTAAGGTAACTTCTGGTCCCGTTTTGGATAAACCTGGTGATCTTGCCGGTTTGTTGACTAACCTTAATGAACGCGACGTACTCTTTATTGATGAGATTCATCGATTAAGTCCTATCGTTGAGGAGTACTTGTATTCTGCGATGGAAGATTATAAGATCGACATCATGATAGAAACGGGTCCCAATGCCCGTACGGTGCAAATCAATCTTTCTCCTTTTACGCTAATAGGAGCTACGACTCGCTCTGGTTTGCTTACAGCGCCTATGCGAGCACGATTCGGTATCTCATCGAGATTACAATACTACACAACAGAACTTTTGTCTGCGATCGTTGAGCGTAGTGCAGAGATCTTAAACGTGCCTATAGATCAAAATGCAGCCATCGAAATTGCTGGTCGCAGTAGAGGAACTCCACGTATCGCAAATGCCCTCTTAAGACGTGTGCGCGACTTTGCCCAAATTAAGGGAAACGGGAATATCGATTTAGACATCGCCCGATTCTCACTCAAGGCGCTTAATGTGGACGCTCACGGATTGGACGAAATGGACAATAAAATCTTGAGTACCATCATCGATAAATTCAAGGGAGGTCCTGTAGGTCTGACGACTCTTTCAACGGCTGTTTCAGAAAGTGCTGAAACCATTGAAGAGGTCTACGAACCTTTTTTGATTCAGCAGGGATTTATAGTGCGCACACCTCGTGGCCGGGAGGTTACAGAAGCAGCATATAAACATTTGGGGAGAACAAAATCGGCTTCACAGGGTGGTTTGTTTGATGTATAGTCTTTGAAGGGCTTGGATTTCTAAACTCTAACGCTGCAGGAGTAAGTTCTAAAATTGAATATGTACATAGATAGGTGAGTGAAGTAATAAAAATGTGACCATGAGTAATATTCCTGAGGTTTCTACCCTAGATTTTCTCCTACAGACCAGGGAGATTTATAAGAATCCGCTGCCGTTTCATCGAGAGAACTTCAAGAAGTTAGGTTACACTTTTAAAATAACGCCTAAGCCTGGACTCAAAATTCACTTTACCTGCGATGAGCGCATCGTGAAACACATGTTGCAGAAGAATCAGCGCAACTACGAGAAATCACCACTACAAACAGACGATCTAGGTAAATACATCGGGCATGGTTTGCTTACTGAAAATGGAGAGAAATGGCGCGCTAACCGGAAATTGATTCAGCCGGCATTTTATAAGAAATCGCTCATGGTTTTACTGGAAACCATGAATGATACCATTGAAAAGGAACTCTCGAGAATCCAGCCTGAGCAAGAGCTTGATGTCTTTCCTGTATTCAACGATTTGGCATTTAAGGTAGTGGCTAAAAGTCTTTTTGATCTTCCTGATATCGATGAAGCCATCGATAAGCTACAGCATATCACAGAAGAAGCTCAAAAAATGTTGATCAAGGAACTGCGTATCCCTTGGATGAAATGGTACTTTGACCGGGAGTGGCTGGCAGGAAAAAACAGTGTCCCTCATCACATAAGAATGGTGGAGGAGGCGCGAGACATCTTGAGGGAGATCATTAGAGACCGCAAAAGTTCGCAAGCACAACACGATGATCTATTGAATCTACTGCTTCACTCCACTTATGAGGACGGGAGTAAGATGGATGAAGAGCAACTTATTGATGAGATCCTAGTACTTTTTATTGCTGGCCATGAAACTACTGCAAATGCGTTGAGTTTTGCAGTGCAGCTGCTCGCTCACAACCCAGAGACCCAAGAGAAGGCAATTGCTGAACTCAGAGGAAATAAAGGCGACTCAATTTATGAGTGCCTAGTCGATCTACCATATTTAAAGCAGTGTGTGGAAGAAACCTTAAGACTCTACCCACCGGCTTATGTCACCGATCGGGTGACGCTGGAAGATGATCTATGTGAAGAAATCGAACTTAAGGCCGGCAGCACTTGGCTCATCTCGTTCTATGAATTGCACCGCCGTGAGGACTTATGGCGCGAGCCAGAAACGTTTGATCCAGAACGCTTCAGTCCTGAAAATGCAAAGAATCATCGTGACTACTATTTCCCATTTGGCGCGGGTCCCAGAATGTGTATAGGTAACAACTTTGCGATTTATGAAATGGTCATGGTTTTGGCGCAGTTGCTTCAACGGTATAAAATTCAACCTGTCCAGGATGAGATTGAAATATTCCCATTAATCACTTTGAAGCCTAAAAACGCAGTGGTGAAGTTTCAATCCCGCTAGATTAAGAAGTATTTTAAT
This genomic interval from Nonlabens spongiae contains the following:
- a CDS encoding cytochrome c oxidase subunit I yields the protein MGQAIAVADHSHDEHHHHHKETFVTKYIFSTDHKMIAKQYLITGLIMGAIGILMSILMRMQLANPGEPSVVFSALLGKWAPEGVMDPSIYLALVTIHGTIMVFFVLTAGLSGTFSNFLIPLQIGARDMASGFLNMVSYWLFFLSSVIMLSSLFVEMGPAAAGWTIYPPLSALPEAMPNSGMGMTLWLVSMAIFIASSLLGSLNYVVTVINMRTKGMSMTRLPLTIWAFFVTAIIGIVSFPVLLSAALMLIMDRSFGTSFFLSDIYIKGEVLANQGGSPVLFEHLFWFLGHPEVYIVLLPALGITSEIIATNSRKPIFGYRAMVASILAIAFLSTIVWGHHMFVSGMNPFLGSVFTFTTLLIAIPSAVKAFNYITTLWKGNLQMNPAMLFSIGLVSTFISGGLTGIILGDSTLDINVHDTYFVVAHFHLVMGISALYGLFAGVYHWFPKMFNRMMNKNLGYVHFWLTAIGAYGVFFPMHFIGMAGLPRRYYENTNFPYFDDLLDTNKLITYFAIATAFAQLFFVYNFVKSIFYGKKAPANPWKSNTLEWTTGDKHIHGNWEGPIPHVYRWAYDYSKLNDNDEYVIPGQDYAPQHIPLQEGEEELNH
- a CDS encoding cytochrome P450, yielding MSNIPEVSTLDFLLQTREIYKNPLPFHRENFKKLGYTFKITPKPGLKIHFTCDERIVKHMLQKNQRNYEKSPLQTDDLGKYIGHGLLTENGEKWRANRKLIQPAFYKKSLMVLLETMNDTIEKELSRIQPEQELDVFPVFNDLAFKVVAKSLFDLPDIDEAIDKLQHITEEAQKMLIKELRIPWMKWYFDREWLAGKNSVPHHIRMVEEARDILREIIRDRKSSQAQHDDLLNLLLHSTYEDGSKMDEEQLIDEILVLFIAGHETTANALSFAVQLLAHNPETQEKAIAELRGNKGDSIYECLVDLPYLKQCVEETLRLYPPAYVTDRVTLEDDLCEEIELKAGSTWLISFYELHRREDLWREPETFDPERFSPENAKNHRDYYFPFGAGPRMCIGNNFAIYEMVMVLAQLLQRYKIQPVQDEIEIFPLITLKPKNAVVKFQSR
- a CDS encoding peroxiredoxin-like family protein, yielding MKPKTSMPSLDLPLINDARYKLEEQNPENFSLLFFYRGLHCPVCKKQLSEVQDHLEDFVERGVNLCAISMDSEERAKKAGNEWDVTSLPIAYDLSEEKAREFGLFISESISDKEPATFSEPGVFLIDKNNKLYFSSVQSMPFARPSTKDILNAIDFIIKKEYPPRGTK
- a CDS encoding cytochrome c oxidase subunit II, encoding MTAFLIILIAALLVISIWQISKIVSLGKAPEPDTEMAEVANDQDNKRNGQGMLIFVIAMYIMMIACFIAYQDFFLPDAGSAHGAEYDNLLLLTTVIIMIVQVLTQGLLHYFSYKYHGKKGQRALFYADNDRLEFIWTAIPVVVLAGLILWGLFSWNDIMDASTDDDPLIVEVYAYQFGWKVRYSGADNILGDANVRFIEGSNQLGIDPTDADGMDDKVSNVAIHLPVDRPVLFKFRSQDVLHSAYMPHFRAQMNVVPGMVTQFKFTPTVTSEDFRSTEFMTEKVRKINEIRRQRSEELVANGDVALDPYEFEYYLLCNKICGSSHYNMQIPIIVESQEDYQEWLDSQQTFEETLASTEN
- the ruvB gene encoding Holliday junction branch migration DNA helicase RuvB — protein: MIEHLDPSGDHFSNEEHDIERALRPLSFGDFAGQDQILENLEVFVEAANQRGDALDHTLFHGPPGLGKTTLAHILANELGVGIKVTSGPVLDKPGDLAGLLTNLNERDVLFIDEIHRLSPIVEEYLYSAMEDYKIDIMIETGPNARTVQINLSPFTLIGATTRSGLLTAPMRARFGISSRLQYYTTELLSAIVERSAEILNVPIDQNAAIEIAGRSRGTPRIANALLRRVRDFAQIKGNGNIDLDIARFSLKALNVDAHGLDEMDNKILSTIIDKFKGGPVGLTTLSTAVSESAETIEEVYEPFLIQQGFIVRTPRGREVTEAAYKHLGRTKSASQGGLFDV